The stretch of DNA CCATTCCAAAGTACCTCAGTGCCCTTTGCTAGCCCCAGACTTTGTCCCTTAGACCTTTACAGGCAGTCACCCAGTTACCAGCACAGGAAATACTTAACTGGCCACTTCTGGAGATTCCACTAAGAGTCATTCTTTCATGTGCAGTCACATGAGCAGTGATGACTGCTTCAGAACCAGGCTCTACAGGGTCACCTGAGGCTGtgtcaaacaagcaaacaaaattctTGTGGAATGAAAACCCTACTGCAATTTCTAGCATGTGAGGTGAGCATCCCAAGCAGTGCTCCCCAACACTCAGGCTcacccttttccttcttccacacAAACATGTTATGCAAGCAGGTGAAAGCTTTTCGTGGGGATGACCCTGAGTCTACTAACACATCATAAACTAGGAAGAGAAGTCATCCTTAGATGTGCCAGCTATTGCTGTCACTACAAACCTAGAGTTTTGCCCCCATTACCCTGATTTATGCTTGTGAACCATTCACCCTGGTTTGGGCAGCCTAGCTCATCAACTTCATGCTGAACTATCTCTGGAGTAATCTGGCTTTCCTAAGAGACTCAGATAGAAAGCTCCTTAGTTGTCTCCACACAGGAACCTGTCCAGTATGGAGCTAGGCTTTCAAGATTACCAAGAGCTTGGTCTACTCAGCTGAGTGTCTCTTGCGAATGTAGTGTGGTGGCAGCAGGTGACTTTGCAGGCAGAAGGCTCTAATGTCGATGTTTTTGTGTGAGTGGGGTTCTGTTTGTATTGAacttggagacatttctcaggGTCTTCCAAGAACCCAAAGGACTTGGTAATTTGTGGCAAGAGCTTacattgtggttttctgtgtctgCAGTAACAGCAACTTCTGGAACTCTGAAGGAGGTGATTGGTGCCCTTGGTGGATCTGTGACCTTCCCTCTGAATTTCACAGAAAAACATGTTGAGAGTATTATATGGAACTTCAGGTCAATCTCTCTTGCCGTCATAGCTAAGGACAAAGTCCTAGTGTTCCAAAATCATAACAGAAAACGGATAGTCTTTCCAGATGGAAGCTACTCCATGGAACTCAGCCAATTGAAGAAGAATGACTCAGGCGTCTACCGTGCAGAGATTAATAGTCCATCACTTCAGTATCCCTTCATCCAGGAGTATGTGCTGTATGTCTATGGTAAGCAGGCTCAGTTCTAATGGTGGATGGTAGGCATGTAGATGTAGTGAGCATCCTGATACAGGGGATATTCAAGTCAAGACTGGGTAATCACCCAGCAAGGATCAGTGAGCAGAAAATTCCTGCACTGATGATTTGTAACTGACCCATAAGGTCTCTGATGACTTTGAGATTCTATAAGAGGTTGTGCAGTGTAGACCATGGGCAACCTAAGAAGTGGCTATCAGCTAGggagtggtggagcacacctttaatactaggatttgggaggcagagacaggcagatctctgagttccaggacaactggtctatggagtgagttccaggacagccagagctacacagagaaaccctgtctcaaaaacaaaacaacaaaagtggTTATCACACACATAGAAGTCCAAGATTGATTATTTGCTATGTGCATGGCCTTAGCCAAGTTACTTTTTTAAAGTCTTAGTTTCTATGTATATATGGAGGACAATGGTGTCTACCTTAAGAAGATTATTAGATACAAATTAATTACGTTCCTTCCCCTACAGATTCTAAGCAACTGAGAAATAGACagaaaaatcagaacaaaaatAAGATCCAGCCATGTTTATGCCTGTAGTTGTAGCTATTCTGGAGGTTGAGATAGGAGAACTGCTTGGGCTCAGGgtttagaggctagcctgggcaacagaaagagaaaagtagagggagggagaaaagagatacCACTCAGGGGAGTtaaacttacaaaataatcactcagatctCTACCAGAAGTGTTAGTTGTCCTGTGTACTGAACCACAGTATGGGAGAAGCCAGGAGATGGGACCCAAGACTTGCTTACAGGAGTTAAGTGACACACGTTGATCCAGGCTTAAGTTCCATAGAGACACTGTAGAAGGGAGCAAAAATTAGATAATATGCAGACAATCTATCTGGAGGAAGGATGAAGAGGAAAAGGTATTTGAACAGAAATAGTTAATGGACCAAGCTCTAGGCTAGATAATGAATGCCAGACTCTCCCCATCTCACCAATAAACTATTTGCTGATCCTCTAAACATAAAGGAGTGAGCACAAAGTAGTGAGAAGTGTTACTCCAATACTGTTTTCTCCTGGAGAGGCGAAAGGAAAGTGTGTTCACGGAAGTCTGAGGACAAGCAATGGGAAGCTTCTGTCTAAAGATTAGATGACATGTGAAATACAAGTAAACACACTGCTTGGCCCCCAACGGGGCTTAGTCAGTGTCACTACATTGTTGTTGCGTGATTATTTCTGCTGTAATAGCTGCAATTGTTATTCTTGCTATATAGCTGGGCCAAGCAGACTTAAGAGGTCTCTGTCTCAGATAAGAGTAAGACACTCTGCTCTGATTTGTTGCTTCCTTACCCTTCTTggacttcccagggagattcagaTCCAAGGTATGGAAGATACTTCAGAAAAGCTGAGCTCAGGATGAACTTCCATCTTCTATTGTACTATCTTTTTCACAGAGCATCTGTCAAGGCCCAAAGTCACCATGGATGAGCAAGACAAGAACGGCACCTGCATAACCAACCTGACATGCTccatggaaggaggaggagacaatgTGACTTATAGCTGGAAAGCCCTAGGGCAGGAAGTCAGTGAGATTCATGATGGTGCCGTTCTCCCTATCTCCTGGAGATTGGGAGAGAAAGACAAGACCTTAATTTGCATGGCCAGAAATCCCATCAGCCACAGTTCTTCGACCCCCATCTTTGTCCAGAACCTCTGTGAAGGTGACAGTCTTCTCTCTCCAGAGCCTCTGGTTGGAGAAATATATCTTCTTTAGCTCCCAGTCCCTATGGAAACAGGCTCTGTGTCAACTAGAGGCCTCTGGGAAAGCACCAGCTGGGAGGAAAGTCAGAGTTGGGTCCTTTTCCCTAGCTGACTCTACCATACACATCCACCCTCCTCATGcctctcattttctctttaaagatgcTGCCAAGGATCTAAATTCATCTAGGGTCATCATATACATCATACCATTGCTCATCATGCTCAGTTTCTTGGTGTTTGTCATCCTTCTTACTATGcggacagagaaaagaaaaggtaaatcATGTATGGTTTTTCACTTCATATATATTTTCTCCCTTTTGTTTCTCACGCAATACTTCAATCTGTGTGCAATATTTAGTGTTAAAGATATAAAGATAAGAGGTCATGGTCTCTTCCCTTAAGAAGTGCCTAGTCAATGCCTGGAGAAAGAGCTcattcagtaaagtgcttgccatacaagtgtgaggacctgagttcaaaccccagaactcacattaacaacaacaacaacaacaaatccagatgtagtagcacacacttgtaatcccagcactggggaggcagagataggtggatccctggggcttataCTGGCCAGTTATCTTAGCCTAACTGGTTATTGTCAAGCCATTGAGAGTCTGTTTCATAAGACAAGGTAGAGaacacctgaggaacaacacccaaagttgacctctgcccttcccacacatgcacatgcactcatgtacacacacacctgcacctaTTCACACAtgaatatgaacacacacacacacacatatatgtatacatacacagagagaagtgCACAGTTGGCTGTTATGTCTTAGCTCCAAAGCAGAGAGCGTATTCCTTGATTCCTCTCCTGAGGACAGGGTCCCCCTCTAGTACCTACTCCTGTCCTTCCTTCAGAAGGATGTGGCCCTTCTGAAGACACAGGTCATACATTGCTGGTTCTGCTCCTGCCCAGCAGACAGTGGTCTCCCTGCCCTTCCTTTCCTCATCCCTCTCAGAGGCCCCAACCAGCCTGTCTTCTCTACTCAATCAACATCAAgattcctgtttcctcttcaccTCCGGCTGGACACATTCCTCTTGGATaagcctttctctgtttctctacaGTGTACCCCACACTGTGTCCCCAACCCTCATTTGTTTACCCCCTTCCCTACCAGTACTATCCATGGTGGGCAAGAGTAGACTGTGGAGGAAAAATTGCAGCAATAGTTGAGTATGAATGCAGACTTTGAGATAGTCTTTGAGAATGCCTTTGCCTGAGGCGTTCTGGGAACAATCCTGACCTCTTCTGCTTCCCACTTTGGTCGCCTTGATTTGGAGACTGAGAGGTGGAGTGACAGGGTGGCTAATTCATCCTGATTTGTCCAGGATTTTCTCCATTTTAACAATGAAAGTTCCCTGTCCTAGGAAGTGTCTCAATTTCAGAGTGACTAGGATGGTTGGTCACCCTGAGTAGATCAGCCAGGTTTAGTGGGCCAGGGTAGATGGTGAGTGGTAAGAAAGTCAGGCTTTAATTCTGTCTGGTTTTAGGCTCCAAGGATGAcatgaagagagtggacagccaCCAGGAAAAGCCCAACCTCTGTCCCCACTTGGAAGAGAATACAGAATATGACACAATCCCTTACGTTAATGTgagtctttttccattttttttttctgggatcaGATCCATCTCTCCAAGGTTTTTCTTACTTCACTTGAGACTACCCCCTACAAGATTGGGTAGcatggaaaaaggaagggagattAAGAAGTAGAGTCTCTAACTTCAGTCAGTCTGCCTCCCCCACACCTTACTTCATGTCTATGCAGAAGTTGGTGAATTTTAGAACAAATTGTTCTGCCCCAAACCTGTGACACTCACGTGAGCAGTTACATGAATCACCTCTTCCTCTATGTAGTTTACCACAGCAGTCCTTACTTCCTCACAGGAGGTTGGAAGCTGGCCTGCCCTGTAGCCTGTCTTTACTTCCTCACAGGAGGTTGAAGTTGGCCCACTTTGTAGCCTGCTCAACTCACTGAGTCAAAATGTATCACgttgtctccctctctttcttctcttgctcAGGTTACACCTAAAGAAACTGCAAGTCTGCCCTGCATGGTCAGGAAatacacttaaactaacccaagATGTTTTTCTCTAACCATGAGTCGTTTTTCTTGGCATTGCTTTATTTTGGTTCATTGGTGGTCCTTGCTGTTTCTTCAAGAGACCTTCAACTGCTAGATAAGTCAGTTTACAACATTGATCCTATAATTTCATGTTAGCCTTTAGCCACCTTAGGAGACTCATAGTTCATGAGATATCTCCACATATTTTGAAATTCATTGAAACATAATACAGAAAATAATGCAATAAAGAAAGTGAATAAAAACACAATGACTTTCTTTAAAACTGATTAATATGCATTTTTCCAGCAGTTACTAACAACAGAACTTCTCTGCCTACCCCAGAACCTTCATTTTTCATCTCTCTATGTTCTCTTACATATCCTTTGCTTTCTCTGGATTGTGTGCCTCCCTAGTCTTGTCTATGTGATTTAGAAGTTAAGTGGtaactgtgtttgtttgttgcttaTTAATAGGGTACAAGGCTGGAAGAGGACTCAGCAAACACACTTTATTCCATTGTGCAGATCCCCAAATCGGTAAGAACCTTCACAGCTGAGCCTCATCTTAACTGTGGATCCCTTTTCCTGGTTCATGTTCAGATTCACATTTCTTACACTGAGGGATTCTCAGTCCCTGGTATTAAGACAGACCCCTGCCAGCTCCTCATGTCTGCCTACAGGTGGAGAGTCCTCACTCCCTGCCTGTGATACTAGACATGTTGAGGCTTTCCAGGGCTTTACTTGAGGTTaccaaaaataaaggaaatagatgGAAACAGTGTTTTAGAAGCCCAGATTGGTGATCTGGAACAAATAGAGTAGGAAGGTTGGTTCTAGATTGGATtgataaagaaaagcagaagggtTCTGTCTAGAGCATGGATGAGGAGAAGGGCTATCTACAGCTTGTGCTATGCACAGGAGGAAAGGGGTCATGGGTAGAGACTCTTGCTGTTACTAAGCAGCAGGTAGGTGGAGAAAGGagattttctttctctggctgtATTACATCTGCTTTGCATCCTCCCTGCCAAACCCCAAAGATGTATGGCTTATCCCTTCACCACTTGTGCTTTGCAGAAACAGGGGTATTTTCTcatctgttttcctttcctctccaaaatAATTGAAAAGATAAGGATGATTGTTGGTGGACATTTCTTTTCCACCTACCAGTTcacaaataaccaacacagagacttaatattaattacaaatgcttgaccaatagctcaggcttgttactacctaatccttacattttaaattaattcatatttCTTAGCTATGCTTTGTCacatagcttggtacctttttttagtacagcatgcccatcttgcttctctctgtgtctgctggcgaCTACAGACTCTGCCTCCTTTtccccagcatcctcctagtctggctctcccgcTCAATCTCTTCCTTCTCAGGTATatgccagtcagttctttattaaccaatgagagtaattcATACGCACAGTATACAAAagggttattccacagcagatGCTGAAGTGATTTTCTTAGTGGCAGAAACACTTGTGTATTTATTATAAGACTATTCAGTTTATTAAGCATGGAGAATGATAAATATATTTCCCTCAAGAATAATCTCTCTAAGATAAAAGTAAACAGGAGGATTGTATATGAAGGAGCTATGGGTTGGGTACCTTTAGCTATGGGATGACGGATCTTCTATGAGAAATCTGTTCACGTCCAATGTTCTTATtgcccatgtctgcctgcaggtgAAGAGTCCCAGCTCCCTGCCTGCAATGCCTCATATGCCAAAGCCATTAAGCTTTGACAATATTATCTAGACAGCAGCACTCTCTCTTCTCACTCAAGAAAACCCTCAAAGAAATCACCATTCTCAGCAGAAACGGAAACTTCTATCATAGATTGAATGTaaatgcctccccacccccaaacccatGTATTTGCATACAGATGGTGAAGGCCAGGCTCAAGGGGGTTCAGAGCACAATGACTCTTGGGGATGGGAATAGAGCCCATTCACATTCCATTTAATGAAGAAATTTTCAAGACAGCATACCATCTAGGCCATGACATAGCCATACTCCCTGTAagaaatcaaaaacaaagaaaaggaacagaAGATGTGGAAAACACGCAATTTGATAAGCAGCATGAATGCATTTACAGTTGTGGGGAAACTGGGTATGCACAATGCAGCCGTAACAGTTAAAGAGATGAGCTCCATTAAAGAGTAACCCCAGACTTTGCACTAGGACAATAGAGAAGGATCACCGAGAGCGAGGCCCTCTCTATCAAGAACTCCAAGTTATAAACCGAAAAGCCCATTTGAAAAGCTTCCATTTAAAAGCAAGAATGACTGAACACCAAGTGTCCTACTTTGTCTCATCAGACTGGGAAAGCGTTTCTCCAGAGTCATCTGCACAGGTTCTCAGAGCCTGCTGAAACCCTGACTCAAGGGGGTATGGCTCTATCCTGGCCCAGCAGCAGAACTCGGCAGTGTCCATAAAGCTGGTGGCTTTGCAGACAGGCAGAATGTAAAGTCTAGGAGCCAGTGAGGCTTGTACCAAGGTTCTGGTGGGGGAAAGCCAAGTGATGTATATCAAGATTGGTCAGAGTGGAACTGCTGTGTAACAAAGCTCAGGTTGCAGTGTAGACTCCAGGATACTGGAGCTGCCAGGAAGATGAAGCATCTGCTGAGAAAACTCCAGGCACTGAATGCAACCAAGAAAGAGGCCATATGTGCTTTAGGTAGCAAGGGCCACGGAAACAGCCTCCCCAAATCCATGGGAGCACACGTGATGTCACCATGTATCCAGGATGCCAGATATGGAGCTTCAGGGTTTACGTTTCCCTGGTGGACTTTGACCTAGCTTTGGTCTGCTCTTTCTTTGCTGTGCTCCATTCCTCCCTTTTTGAATGTGAATGTGTCCTCTACCTTTGTAAGTatgtaagtttttaaattttgttttatagggACTCACAGCTAAGAGTTTGCCTTTCATCTCATAAAAGACACTGGACATTGGACTGTTATGGCCAGGGACTCTTGAAGTTTAAtggaatgcattttgcattgtgTGATGACCATGAGTCCATGTGAGCCAAGGTGGAGATGTTATGGATTGAGTCTAAAATATGCTCCACagcctcatgtgtttgaacacttggtgttCAGTTTGGACAACTGATGGTATTTTTTAGGGATGCCATAGAATATACAGAAGACAAGGCCTGCCTGGAGATGGTGGGTCTCCTAGTGGCAAGCCTTGAAGGTGATATTCACTTCTGGCTCTGGGTTGagccttctgcttctacctcagGTGGAGTTCTGACTACCACAATGCAAAGAAGCAGCCGTTGCAAACTCCCTCCAACACAGACCAAGCCCTTGCAGCCACCATGCCTTCTGATGATGGATTTCAACCTCTGgaactcaaaatcaaaacaaccctCTGCCCCTgtgagttgcttctgtcaggatTCTGGCACAGAAGCAAGAAGAGCAATTAATACAACTTCTTTCCAGAATAAGCTATTTACATGCTACTTTGGACTCTGAGGTTCATTTTGTCCCACTGCTGAGAACTCTCTTCAAACTCAGAGTCTGTATTCCTTTCTGTAAATGTGACTGTGAATCTGTCAGTTAGGTCTAAGAAAAAAGCTTGGATATGCCTTGACATGTAAGTACAATATTAATTAAGGCCTTGGGACAGGATCTCAAGACCCATCTTATTTCAGAACTTGAGATCAGAGCTATAACAGGAGATTGCTTGCCAGAACAGACAGACATGTCCAGCACAAGCAGGTGTAACTGCCCCAAATTACGTATTAATTTATTAATGGAACCACCAACTATGTGCCAGGTACTGCTTTAAGCTTGCATGGATTATTCCAATACACTCTGCTCTCGCTTGACATTTCAGGAACTACTTTACATGGAGCCACAGAAACA from Peromyscus eremicus chromosome 15, PerEre_H2_v1, whole genome shotgun sequence encodes:
- the Slamf7 gene encoding SLAM family member 7 isoform X2; protein product: MAGLSTFIIFTSVFCQLPVTATSGTLKEVIGALGGSVTFPLNFTEKHVESIIWNFRSISLAVIAKDKVLVFQNHNRKRIVFPDGSYSMELSQLKKNDSGVYRAEINSPSLQYPFIQEYVLYVYEHLSRPKVTMDEQDKNGTCITNLTCSMEGGGDNVTYSWKALGQEVSEIHDGAVLPISWRLGEKDKTLICMARNPISHSSSTPIFVQNLCEDAAKDLNSSRVIIYIIPLLIMLSFLVFVILLTMRTEKRKGYKAGRGLSKHTLFHCADPQIGEESQLPACNASYAKAIKL
- the Slamf7 gene encoding SLAM family member 7 isoform X1; this translates as MAGLSTFIIFTSVFCQLPVTATSGTLKEVIGALGGSVTFPLNFTEKHVESIIWNFRSISLAVIAKDKVLVFQNHNRKRIVFPDGSYSMELSQLKKNDSGVYRAEINSPSLQYPFIQEYVLYVYEHLSRPKVTMDEQDKNGTCITNLTCSMEGGGDNVTYSWKALGQEVSEIHDGAVLPISWRLGEKDKTLICMARNPISHSSSTPIFVQNLCEDAAKDLNSSRVIIYIIPLLIMLSFLVFVILLTMRTEKRKGSKDDMKRVDSHQEKPNLCPHLEENTEYDTIPYVNGTRLEEDSANTLYSIVQIPKSVKSPSSLPAMPHMPKPLSFDNII